One window of the Eriocheir sinensis breed Jianghai 21 chromosome 59, ASM2467909v1, whole genome shotgun sequence genome contains the following:
- the LOC126985444 gene encoding probable U3 small nucleolar RNA-associated protein 11, with translation MASLRNAHKTQRTHRERHQPLGRSHLGPLEKKKDYRVRAKDQNEKKKALSTLRKRALNKNPDEFHFHMINSGLKNGIHYENVKDEELVVGDVMQDLVYVTHRRNVERKKIEKLKAQLHLLDNVEEKPKNSHILFVDDEKEAKKASPAKLLDTHPALLGRTFNRLRSSQLASLPDQLTDATALENMSKGKKKAYKELAQRIEREDKLRIMQEKLEVRKKLMENKGKNKEKPQLVQPGTSTSAPVYKWPQVRKK, from the exons aTGGCCTCCCTGCGCAATGCCCACAAGACGCAGCGCACCCACCGAGAGCGCCACCAACCCCTCGGCCGCAGCCACCTCGGGCCCcttgagaagaagaaagactaccgcGTCAGGGCAAA AGaccaaaatgagaagaaaaaggctctGTCAACGCTGCGGAAAAGAGCGCTCAACAAAAACCCGGACGAGTTCCACTTCCACATGATCAACAGCGGCCTCAAG AATGGCATCCACTATGAGAATGTGAAGGATGAGGAGCTGGTGGTGGGGGACGTGATGCAGGACTTGGTTTATGTGACCCACCGGCGGAATGTGGAGCGGAAGAAGATCGAGAAGCTTAAGGCGCAGCTTCACCTTCTCGACAATGTGGAGGAGAAGCCCAAGAACTCCCACATCCTCTTtgttgatgatgaaaaggaag CCAAGAAAGCCTCACCCGCCAAGCTGCTTGACACTCACCCAGCACTACTCGGGCGTACCTTCAACCGCCTCCGCTCCTCCCAGCTGGCATCCCTCCCTGACCAGCTGACCGACGCCACTGCCCtcgag AATATGTCCAAGGGCAAGAAGAAGGCGTACAAGGAGCTGGCGCAGAGGATAGAACGTGAGGACAAGCTACGCATCATGCAGGAGAAGCTAGAAGTGCGGAAGAAGCTAATG GAGAACAAGGGCAAGAACAAGGAGAAGCCTCAACTTGTACAGCCTGGCACCAGCACCTCCGCACCTGTCTATAAGTGGCCGCAAGTGAGGAAGAAATAG
- the LOC126985439 gene encoding uncharacterized protein LOC126985439 isoform X2, with product MAQQTAAPPLLPHDKGDIPLCQPFPLPPQHPQPPLPPPRVRIMRPGVGRRQDLPSLPLPPLPSEFVDVGPALPPSSLCPPTPTHPPPATAVRARVIGVPGGVGHGGGGIQVPAEVPPPPPQVLTGGEGGALVLGGDDLPQCVVLDLQGNVVVQEPPPPHTPAPPHQSAPPAPPYLVDQPILVQVGHGATQTRAGGGAGGNILGSYTEIAQGKRGVERESQVGGGSIKLTNGVTKAEFEPRWSFRGMEVKVDQIPSAPLPPPPPPPPTEDSAGEEEEDHGEEMGRPRRKSAKRARQRWKSISEVEGGRGTGGRSRRPTPAPPRPRIKAKGEDVEEAPVAAGVGIEVATAEAGEDEELPVWARRLSSVRVLEGKWVVGVAATNEVLQETLEAHSRSVLCDYIKSHPSSLEQRHKTKCQASRIMWHHQRVSFDGVPFTILSSNDLKCAFAMNYKLKRKNKGSGENNTEQKGEMIGDFGGGGGGGGGARGGGEDYHHQQHQQQQPTGNNHHHHHSSPPPPPASSEQPKRKYKDIWFTSCPARITVKVIVKYPGFAVSPGALAGERKAVMKALRRELVQGGSPQREELFHVTLPLRRLHNHPLRGHSRGIHPSVDAKVVALLREGITAPKVIQRLLERHVEATMASDPVPPHPEDRAFHPRLKDVANLVYTRCRQLGIATRRRPPDQPPLHAPHRKRRRSRRPRGEDGEGDGEGDGDGDGDGGCDDALGASTLQEAVQTFCTEESEQGSLGEGRDMGRGTAGEVAGLAEMVRGQLDTLRGLTYTLQEVGPLQEVYQGLQGLISQYVAPAGTGTGLGGGALGEVAQPTATFILQDPATVDNLALPPSGPCVAEVPDLTLQDKDGADGTNKPRGTAGLRQLRPPVALQCLTTSMVPTLVSQLPRAPTHAPPPHGVASPAPAPPTYQTLAPVAQDGNPPVHLSLPPYFYYVQEVTVPETSQTWTYSTSS from the exons ATGGCACAGCAGACTGcagcccctccccttctcccccacgATAAGGGTGACATTCCCCTGTGTcagcccttcccccttccaccccagCATCCCcagccccccctcccacccccccgtGTGAGGATAATGAGAccaggggtggggaggaggcaggacctcccctccctcccccttcctcccctcccctcagagTTTGTGGATGTGGGCCCAgcacttcccccttcctccctatgcCCCCCCACCCCTACCCACCCCCCACCAGCCACAGCAGTGAGGGCCAGGGTGATAGGGGTGCCAGGGGGGGTAGGGCATGGGGGAGGGGGCATCCAGGTCCCAGCGGAggtccctccaccccctccacaggTCCTGACAGGGGGGGAAGGTGGGGCGCTGGTGCTGGGGGGTGACGACTTGCCGCAGTGCGTGGTGCTGGACTTACAGGGGAATGTGGTGGTGCAggaacccccacccccacacacccctgcCCCCCCACACCAGTCAGCTCCCCCAGCTCCCCCTTACCTGGTGGATCAGCCCATACTGGTACAGGTGGGGCATGGGGCGACACAGAcacgtgctggtggtggtgctggcggcaaCATACTGGGGAGCTACACTGAGATTGCCcaggggaagaggggggtggagagagagagtcaggtggGTGGCGGAAGCATAAAACTGACAAACGGAGTGACGAAGGCGGAATTCGAACCACGGTGGAGCTTTCGAGGGATGGAAGTGAAGGTGGATCAGATTCCCTCtgcccccttacctcctcctcccccacccccacccacggAGGACtctgcaggggaggaggaggaggaccatgggGAGGAGATGGGGCGGCCTCGGAGGAAGTCAGCGAAACGGGCACGACAGAGGTGGAAGAGCATCagtgaggtggagggagggcgGGGCACGGGAGGGCGGAGCAGGAGGCCcacccccgccccaccccgccccaggATAAAGGCCAAGGGGGAGGATGTGGAG GAAGCCCCAGTAGCAGCAGGAGTGGGTATAGAAGTGGCAACGGCTGAGGCTGGTGAGGACGAGGAGCTTCCGGTGTGGGCGCGTCGGCTGTCCTCCGTGCGGGTGCTGGAGGGGAAGTGGGTGGTGGGCGTGGCGGCTACCAATGAAGTGTTGCAGGAGACGCTTGAGGCACATTCCCGCAGTGTGTTGTGCGACTATATCAAGAG CCACCCGAGCAGCCTGGAGCAGCGCCACAAGACCAAGTGCCAGGCCAGTCGCATCATGTGGCACCACCAGCGGGTATCATTCGACGGCGTGCCCTTCACCATCCTCTCCTCCAACGACCTCAAGTGTGCCTTCGCCATGAACTACAAGCTGaag agaaaaaacaaaggaagtggagagaataacacggaacagaagggagagatgattggagactttggaggaggaggaggaggaggaggaggagctaggggtggtggtgaagactatcatcatcaacagcatcaGCAACAGCAACCAACaggcaacaaccaccaccatcaccactcatctccaccaccaccaccagcctccagCGAGCAGCCCAAGAGGAAGTACAAAGACATCTGGTTCACCTCCTGCCCCGCCCGCATCACCGTCAAGGTCATAGTCAA GTACCCGGGGTTTGCTGTGAGTCCCGGGGCTCTGGCGGGGGAGCGCAAGGCCGTCATGAAGGCCCTGCGGCGGGAGCTTGTCCAGGGTGGTTCACCCCAGCGGGAGGAGCTGTTCCACGTGACGCTGCCGCTGCGCCGCCTCCACAATCACCCGCTGCGTGGCCACTCGCGGGGCATCCACCCCTCTGTGGATGCTAAGGTGGTGGCGCTGCTGCGGGAGGGTATCACCGCCCCCAAGGTGATCCAGAGGCTGCTAGAGCGGCATGTCGAGGCGACCATGGCCAGTGACCCCGTGCCGCCCCACCCTGAGGACCGTGCCTTCCACCCGCGCCTCAAGGACGTGGCCAACCTCGTCTACACCCGCTGCAGACAGCTGGGCATTgccacccgccgccgccccccTGACCAGCCACCCCTCCACGCCCCACACAGGAAGCGGCGGCGGTCTAGGCGGCCCCgcggggaggatggggaaggggacggggagggtgatggggatggggatggggatggggggTGTGATGATGCCTTGGGGGCCTCCACCCTGCAGGAGGCTGTCCAGACTTTCTGTACGGAGGAGTCTGAGCAGGGGAGTCTTGGGGAGGGGCGGGACATGGGCCGGGGCACAGCAGGggaggtggcggggttggcggaGATGGTGCGGGGCCAGCTGGACACACTGCGGGGCCTCACCTACACCCTGCAGGAGGTTGGGCCACTGCAGGAGGTGTACCAGGGGCTGCAGGGACTCATCAGCCAATATGTGGCCCCAGCTGGCACTGGCACTGGCCTGGGGGGCGGGGCACTGGGTGAGGTGGCTCAGCCTACTGCCACCTTTATTCTCCAGGACCCTGCCACAGTGGATAACCTAGCCCTACCCCCCAGTGGCCCCTGTGTCGCCGAGGTGCCGGACCTGACCCTGCAGGACAAGGATGGGGCAGACGGCACCAACAAGCCCCGGGGCACGGCGGGGCTCAGGCAGCTCAGGCCCCCGGTGGCCCTGCAGTGCCTCACCACAAGCATGGTGCCAACCCTCGTGTCACAGCTGCCCCGAGCCCCAACCCATGCCCCACCGCCCCATGGAGTGGcctcccctgcccctgccccaccCACCTACCAGACCCTGGCCCCCGTGGCTCAGGATGGCAACCCCCCTGTCCACCTCTCCCTGCCACCCTACTTCTACTACGTGCAGGAGGTGACAGTGCCGGAGACAAGCCAGACGTGGACCTACAGCACCTCCTCCTAG
- the LOC126985441 gene encoding uncharacterized protein LOC126985441: MLVLALGLVLTVALLLAFLSSAFIFFIILTSKQYKNSTSLLHLQLMVAGVLLSLLFVIFSTPSIIQGRWLLQRSLWAEDTSGDASDPGLDANDSLSSSAELQQQGGAGNTSGGAGNASGGGAAGDSLEQSDVVCRMYGFLLVTLHTVAVWVVVGLHCDKYCAIATPLRYNQVVTRPRVAACSALAWLLGVGLAVPPLATTYGYTFTQGVCLPAWHLPQATAYTWTLTSFCILLPFAIILIVNTRIVLIARHHQHRIFSAIFEVMMSAQATVTHQKNPFDIPKKKRKSVWTVLEQIAAFVACYCPFFCTVAWESLHARRANQYWVLLGTAPLLAAPLVNSFIYGFKCKNIRKAFRNYLRKKLYKTEMKHEIQARIPSASNSRRPSLSSTLAMPILHRSLQRRMSDYLLQDAAASPGPKLVRRSSDLSWHPLEDGTPSPTRLRRPMDTTKLPLSASSDGSRSPASVSNFLTVPTFEAARSYCLGQQRVRLSLSSLDSEGSVSLRDDDVAADPLHQHHQYEDGSPLPVDLDLGVPKSQSLSLVACRSPEAPSGEERTAPDSQTPLLCKAFERPARSASLNSSSPHVLRTLEAILSVRISQSLLRRGSGWGGSQGSLERLAAFLRDSRRPASHCSPSALQRQRTVEDTDLSVLTFITPLPNGNACVAPCDKEPRETPLLVP; the protein is encoded by the exons ATGCTGGTCCTCGCTCTCGGCCTTGTGCTCACCGTTGCCCTTCTTCTTGCGTTCCTCTCCAGCGcgttcatcttcttcatcatcctcaccaGCAAACAG TACAAGAACAGCACCAGCCTGCTCCACCTGCAGCTGATGGTGGCCGGCGTGCTGCTGTCCCTGCTGTTTGTCATTTTCTCCACGCCTTCCATCATCCAG GGTCGATGGCTGCTGCAGCGATCACTGTGGGCAGAGGACACCTCGGGGGACGCCTCGGACCCGGGCCTGGACGCCAATGACTCATTGTCTTCCTCGGCGGAGCTGCAGCAGCAGGGCGGCGCCGGCAACACGAGTGGCGGCGCCGGCAACGCGAGTGGCGGCGGAGCGGCGGGGGACAGTCTGGAGCAGAGCGACGTGGTGTGCCGCATGTACGGCTTCCTGCTGGTGACGCTGCACACGGTGGCGGTGTGGGTTGTGGTGGGGCTGCACTGCGATAAGTACTGCGCCATCGCCACGCCGCTACGCTACAACCAGGTGGTGACGCGGCCGCGGGTGGCGGCGTGCTCTgcgctggcctggctgctgggCGTGGGCCTGGCCGTGCCGCCCCTCGCCACCACCTACGGCTACACCTTCACCCAGGGCGTGTGCCTGCCCGCCTGGCACCTCCCGCAGGCCACCGCCTACACCTGGACGCTCACCTCCTTCTGCATCCTGCTGCCCTTCGCCATCATTCTCATCGTGAACACCCGAATCGTGCTGATCGCGCGCCACCATCAGCACCGCATCTTCTCCGCCATCTTCGAGGTCATGATGTCCGCCCAGGCCACCGTCACGCACCAGAAGAACCCCTTCGACATTCCCAAGAAGAAGCGTAAGTCTGTGTGGACAGTATTAGAGCAGATCGCAGCCTTCGTGGCCTGCTACTGCCCCTTCTTCTGCACGGTGGCGTGGGAGTCCCTGCACGCCCGCCGCGCCAACCAGTACTGGGTGCTGCTGGGCACGGCGCCGCTGCTGGCCGCGCCCCTCGTCAACTCCTTCATTTACGGCTTCAAGTGTAAAAACATCCGCAAGGCGTTCAGGAACTACCTCAGGAAGAAGCTCTACAAGACGGAGATGAAGCACGAGATCCAGGCCCGCATCCCCTCAGCCAGCAACTCGCGGCGGCCCTCGCTATCCTCTACCCTGGCCATGCCCATCCTGCACCGCTCCCTGCAGCGCCGCATGTCAGACTACCTCCTGCAGGACGCCGCCGCCAGCCCGGGGCCCAAGCTAGTACGCCGCTCCTCAGACCTGTCCTGGCACCCGCTGGAGGACGGCACGCCCTCCCCCACCCGCCTGCGTCGCCCCATGGACACCACCAAGCTgcctctctccgcctcctccgaCGGATCCCGCTCTCCTGCCAGTGTGTCCAACTTCCTGACGGTGCCCACCTTCGAGGCGGCGCGCTCCTACTGCCTAGGCCAGCAGCGCGTGCGGCTGTCCCTGTCCTCGTTAGACTCCGAGGGGAGCGTCAGCCTGCGGGACGACGATGTCGCCGCGGACCCActgcaccagcaccaccagtatGAGGACGGCTCGCCCCTGCCCGTTGACCTGGACCTCGGCGTACCCAAGTCACAGTCTCTGTCCCTAGTGGCGTGCCGCAGCCCAGAGGCGCCGTCCGGAGAGGAGCGGACGGCGCCGGACAGTCAGACGCCTCTGCTGTGCAAGGCCTTCGAGCGCCCCGCCCGCAGCGCCAGCCTCAATTCCTCGTCACCGCATGTCCTGCGGACGCTGGAGGCAATCCTGTCAGTGCGAATCTCCCAGTCACTCCTGCGACGCGGCTCGGGCTGGGGCGGCTCCCAGGGCAGCCTGGAGCGGCTGGCCGCCTTCCTGCGGGACAGCCGCCGCCCCGCCAGCCATTGTTCTCCCTCCGCCCTGCAGCGCCAGAGGACCGTTGAGGACACGGACCTCAGTGTGCTCACTTTCATCACGCCGCTGCCCAACGGTAACGCCTGCGTGGCGCCCTGCGACAAGGAGCCCCGCGAGACGCCCCTGCTGGTGCCCTAA
- the LOC126985439 gene encoding uncharacterized protein LOC126985439 isoform X1 translates to MAQQTAAPPLLPHDKGDIPLCQPFPLPPQHPQPPLPPPRVRIMRPGVGRRQDLPSLPLPPLPSEFVDVGPALPPSSLCPPTPTHPPPATAVRARVIGVPGGVGHGGGGIQVPAEVPPPPPQVLTGGEGGALVLGGDDLPQCVVLDLQGNVVVQEPPPPHTPAPPHQSAPPAPPYLVDQPILVQVGHGATQTRAGGGAGGNILGSYTEIAQGKRGVERESQVGGGSIKLTNGVTKAEFEPRWSFRGMEVKVDQIPSAPLPPPPPPPPTEDSAGEEEEDHGEEMGRPRRKSAKRARQRWKSISEVEGGRGTGGRSRRPTPAPPRPRIKAKGEDVEQEAPVAAGVGIEVATAEAGEDEELPVWARRLSSVRVLEGKWVVGVAATNEVLQETLEAHSRSVLCDYIKSHPSSLEQRHKTKCQASRIMWHHQRVSFDGVPFTILSSNDLKCAFAMNYKLKRKNKGSGENNTEQKGEMIGDFGGGGGGGGGARGGGEDYHHQQHQQQQPTGNNHHHHHSSPPPPPASSEQPKRKYKDIWFTSCPARITVKVIVKYPGFAVSPGALAGERKAVMKALRRELVQGGSPQREELFHVTLPLRRLHNHPLRGHSRGIHPSVDAKVVALLREGITAPKVIQRLLERHVEATMASDPVPPHPEDRAFHPRLKDVANLVYTRCRQLGIATRRRPPDQPPLHAPHRKRRRSRRPRGEDGEGDGEGDGDGDGDGGCDDALGASTLQEAVQTFCTEESEQGSLGEGRDMGRGTAGEVAGLAEMVRGQLDTLRGLTYTLQEVGPLQEVYQGLQGLISQYVAPAGTGTGLGGGALGEVAQPTATFILQDPATVDNLALPPSGPCVAEVPDLTLQDKDGADGTNKPRGTAGLRQLRPPVALQCLTTSMVPTLVSQLPRAPTHAPPPHGVASPAPAPPTYQTLAPVAQDGNPPVHLSLPPYFYYVQEVTVPETSQTWTYSTSS, encoded by the exons ATGGCACAGCAGACTGcagcccctccccttctcccccacgATAAGGGTGACATTCCCCTGTGTcagcccttcccccttccaccccagCATCCCcagccccccctcccacccccccgtGTGAGGATAATGAGAccaggggtggggaggaggcaggacctcccctccctcccccttcctcccctcccctcagagTTTGTGGATGTGGGCCCAgcacttcccccttcctccctatgcCCCCCCACCCCTACCCACCCCCCACCAGCCACAGCAGTGAGGGCCAGGGTGATAGGGGTGCCAGGGGGGGTAGGGCATGGGGGAGGGGGCATCCAGGTCCCAGCGGAggtccctccaccccctccacaggTCCTGACAGGGGGGGAAGGTGGGGCGCTGGTGCTGGGGGGTGACGACTTGCCGCAGTGCGTGGTGCTGGACTTACAGGGGAATGTGGTGGTGCAggaacccccacccccacacacccctgcCCCCCCACACCAGTCAGCTCCCCCAGCTCCCCCTTACCTGGTGGATCAGCCCATACTGGTACAGGTGGGGCATGGGGCGACACAGAcacgtgctggtggtggtgctggcggcaaCATACTGGGGAGCTACACTGAGATTGCCcaggggaagaggggggtggagagagagagtcaggtggGTGGCGGAAGCATAAAACTGACAAACGGAGTGACGAAGGCGGAATTCGAACCACGGTGGAGCTTTCGAGGGATGGAAGTGAAGGTGGATCAGATTCCCTCtgcccccttacctcctcctcccccacccccacccacggAGGACtctgcaggggaggaggaggaggaccatgggGAGGAGATGGGGCGGCCTCGGAGGAAGTCAGCGAAACGGGCACGACAGAGGTGGAAGAGCATCagtgaggtggagggagggcgGGGCACGGGAGGGCGGAGCAGGAGGCCcacccccgccccaccccgccccaggATAAAGGCCAAGGGGGAGGATGTGGAG CAGGAAGCCCCAGTAGCAGCAGGAGTGGGTATAGAAGTGGCAACGGCTGAGGCTGGTGAGGACGAGGAGCTTCCGGTGTGGGCGCGTCGGCTGTCCTCCGTGCGGGTGCTGGAGGGGAAGTGGGTGGTGGGCGTGGCGGCTACCAATGAAGTGTTGCAGGAGACGCTTGAGGCACATTCCCGCAGTGTGTTGTGCGACTATATCAAGAG CCACCCGAGCAGCCTGGAGCAGCGCCACAAGACCAAGTGCCAGGCCAGTCGCATCATGTGGCACCACCAGCGGGTATCATTCGACGGCGTGCCCTTCACCATCCTCTCCTCCAACGACCTCAAGTGTGCCTTCGCCATGAACTACAAGCTGaag agaaaaaacaaaggaagtggagagaataacacggaacagaagggagagatgattggagactttggaggaggaggaggaggaggaggaggagctaggggtggtggtgaagactatcatcatcaacagcatcaGCAACAGCAACCAACaggcaacaaccaccaccatcaccactcatctccaccaccaccaccagcctccagCGAGCAGCCCAAGAGGAAGTACAAAGACATCTGGTTCACCTCCTGCCCCGCCCGCATCACCGTCAAGGTCATAGTCAA GTACCCGGGGTTTGCTGTGAGTCCCGGGGCTCTGGCGGGGGAGCGCAAGGCCGTCATGAAGGCCCTGCGGCGGGAGCTTGTCCAGGGTGGTTCACCCCAGCGGGAGGAGCTGTTCCACGTGACGCTGCCGCTGCGCCGCCTCCACAATCACCCGCTGCGTGGCCACTCGCGGGGCATCCACCCCTCTGTGGATGCTAAGGTGGTGGCGCTGCTGCGGGAGGGTATCACCGCCCCCAAGGTGATCCAGAGGCTGCTAGAGCGGCATGTCGAGGCGACCATGGCCAGTGACCCCGTGCCGCCCCACCCTGAGGACCGTGCCTTCCACCCGCGCCTCAAGGACGTGGCCAACCTCGTCTACACCCGCTGCAGACAGCTGGGCATTgccacccgccgccgccccccTGACCAGCCACCCCTCCACGCCCCACACAGGAAGCGGCGGCGGTCTAGGCGGCCCCgcggggaggatggggaaggggacggggagggtgatggggatggggatggggatggggggTGTGATGATGCCTTGGGGGCCTCCACCCTGCAGGAGGCTGTCCAGACTTTCTGTACGGAGGAGTCTGAGCAGGGGAGTCTTGGGGAGGGGCGGGACATGGGCCGGGGCACAGCAGGggaggtggcggggttggcggaGATGGTGCGGGGCCAGCTGGACACACTGCGGGGCCTCACCTACACCCTGCAGGAGGTTGGGCCACTGCAGGAGGTGTACCAGGGGCTGCAGGGACTCATCAGCCAATATGTGGCCCCAGCTGGCACTGGCACTGGCCTGGGGGGCGGGGCACTGGGTGAGGTGGCTCAGCCTACTGCCACCTTTATTCTCCAGGACCCTGCCACAGTGGATAACCTAGCCCTACCCCCCAGTGGCCCCTGTGTCGCCGAGGTGCCGGACCTGACCCTGCAGGACAAGGATGGGGCAGACGGCACCAACAAGCCCCGGGGCACGGCGGGGCTCAGGCAGCTCAGGCCCCCGGTGGCCCTGCAGTGCCTCACCACAAGCATGGTGCCAACCCTCGTGTCACAGCTGCCCCGAGCCCCAACCCATGCCCCACCGCCCCATGGAGTGGcctcccctgcccctgccccaccCACCTACCAGACCCTGGCCCCCGTGGCTCAGGATGGCAACCCCCCTGTCCACCTCTCCCTGCCACCCTACTTCTACTACGTGCAGGAGGTGACAGTGCCGGAGACAAGCCAGACGTGGACCTACAGCACCTCCTCCTAG